A stretch of the Mycolicibacterium celeriflavum genome encodes the following:
- a CDS encoding MCE family protein, producing the protein MLSEERGKRDPLRTGLFGIFLVVCLMLVSAGYTQLPFWPQGKRYDAYFTNAAGLVAGNDVEVYGYTVGQVTSVELVDHKARIGFTVDRNLRLGDQTLVAIKADTVLGQRSLEVTPAGAGSSTSIPVGRTTTPYTLSSALQDLGTNAGGINDGQFIQALQVLTETLHDATPQLRQALDGIAALSRSINTRDGQLGELLEHARSVSSIVADRADQLNQLIIDGNSLFAALSARRQQLQTLISGIDEVSRQLSGFVDDNRPQFGYTLQKLNLVLDNLNARQDHIGEALRQLPGYSTQLGEVVGSGPGFSVNTYGVPPITTGAVMLDAYFQPGKLPDSLADFLRGFMTSRMIIRPKSP; encoded by the coding sequence TTGCTGAGTGAGGAACGGGGCAAGCGCGATCCGCTGCGGACCGGATTGTTCGGGATCTTTCTCGTCGTCTGCCTGATGCTGGTCTCGGCCGGCTACACCCAGCTGCCGTTCTGGCCGCAGGGCAAGCGCTACGACGCCTACTTCACCAATGCAGCAGGTCTGGTGGCCGGAAACGACGTCGAGGTCTACGGCTACACCGTCGGCCAGGTGACATCAGTGGAGCTGGTCGATCATAAGGCCCGGATCGGCTTCACTGTCGACCGCAACCTCCGCCTCGGCGATCAAACCCTCGTCGCAATCAAGGCCGACACTGTCCTGGGGCAACGGTCCTTGGAGGTAACCCCGGCCGGGGCAGGGTCGTCGACGTCGATTCCCGTGGGACGCACCACAACTCCTTACACGCTGAGCAGTGCGCTGCAGGATTTGGGCACCAACGCGGGCGGCATCAACGACGGCCAGTTCATCCAAGCGCTGCAAGTGCTCACCGAAACCCTGCACGACGCCACCCCCCAGTTGCGCCAAGCGCTGGACGGCATCGCCGCACTGTCGCGCAGCATCAACACCCGAGACGGCCAGCTCGGCGAACTGCTCGAACACGCTCGGTCGGTCTCATCGATCGTCGCCGACCGCGCCGACCAACTCAACCAGCTGATCATCGACGGCAACAGCCTGTTCGCCGCACTATCCGCACGGCGGCAACAACTTCAGACTCTTATTTCCGGGATCGACGAAGTCTCCCGCCAGCTCTCGGGATTCGTCGACGACAATCGCCCGCAGTTCGGCTACACGTTGCAGAAGCTGAACCTGGTGCTCGACAACCTCAACGCACGACAGGACCATATCGGCGAGGCCCTTCGCCAACTGCCGGGCTACTCCACCCAACTCGGCGAGGTCGTCGGCTCGGGCCCCGGATTCAGCGTGAACACCTACGGAGTGCCGCCCATCACGACCGGCGCAGTGATGCTCGACGCCTACTTCCAACCGGGCAAGTTGCCCGACAGCTTGGCCGACTTCCTTCGCGGGTTCATGACTTCCCGCATGATCATCAGGCCGAAGTCACCGTGA
- a CDS encoding amidohydrolase family protein — protein MNSDEMILVSVDDHIVEPPDMFKNHLPKKYIDEAPRLVHNPDGSDTWQFRDTVIPNVALNAVAGRPKEEYGLEPQGLDEIRPGCWQVDERVKDMNAGGILGSMCFPSFPGFAGRLFATEDSEFSLALVQAYNDWHVLEWCGAYPARFIPMTLPVIWDPQACAAEIRRNAERGVHSLTFTENPSAMGYPSFHDFEHWKPMWDALVDTDTVLNVHIGSSGRLAITAPDAPMDVMITLQPMNIVQAAADLLWSKPIKEYPDLKIALSEGGTGWIPYFLERVDRTYEMHSTWTGQDFGGKLPSEVFREHFLTCFIADPVGVATRDKIGVDNICWEADYPHSDSMWPGAPEQLDEVLKANNVADEEINKMTFENAMRWYHWDPFSHITREQATVGALRKAAEGHDVSIQALSKHETGQREKDALRKATRGA, from the coding sequence GTGAATAGCGACGAGATGATTCTGGTCAGCGTTGATGATCACATCGTCGAGCCGCCCGATATGTTCAAGAATCATCTGCCGAAGAAGTACATCGATGAGGCGCCGCGGTTGGTGCACAACCCGGATGGTTCGGATACCTGGCAGTTTCGTGACACGGTGATTCCGAACGTGGCGCTCAATGCGGTGGCGGGGCGTCCGAAGGAGGAGTACGGGCTGGAGCCCCAGGGGTTGGATGAGATCCGGCCGGGGTGTTGGCAGGTTGATGAGCGGGTCAAGGACATGAACGCCGGGGGCATTCTGGGGTCGATGTGTTTTCCGTCGTTTCCGGGGTTTGCGGGTCGGTTGTTCGCTACTGAGGATTCGGAGTTCTCGCTGGCGTTGGTGCAGGCCTATAACGACTGGCATGTGTTGGAGTGGTGCGGGGCCTATCCGGCGCGGTTCATTCCGATGACGTTGCCGGTGATCTGGGATCCCCAAGCGTGTGCGGCCGAGATTCGGCGCAATGCTGAGCGGGGGGTGCATTCGTTGACGTTCACCGAGAATCCGTCGGCGATGGGCTATCCGAGTTTTCATGATTTTGAGCATTGGAAGCCGATGTGGGATGCGCTGGTGGACACCGACACGGTGCTCAATGTGCACATCGGTTCGTCGGGGCGGTTGGCGATCACCGCCCCGGATGCGCCGATGGATGTGATGATCACCCTGCAGCCGATGAACATTGTGCAGGCCGCGGCGGATTTGTTGTGGTCCAAGCCGATCAAGGAGTATCCCGATCTGAAGATCGCGCTGTCGGAGGGTGGGACGGGCTGGATCCCGTATTTCTTGGAGCGGGTGGATCGCACCTATGAGATGCACTCGACGTGGACGGGTCAGGATTTCGGCGGCAAGCTGCCTTCTGAGGTGTTTCGTGAGCACTTCTTGACCTGCTTCATCGCCGACCCGGTCGGAGTGGCCACCCGCGACAAGATCGGGGTTGACAACATCTGTTGGGAAGCCGACTATCCGCACTCCGATTCGATGTGGCCGGGCGCGCCTGAGCAACTCGATGAGGTGCTGAAGGCCAACAACGTGGCTGATGAGGAGATCAACAAGATGACGTTCGAGAACGCCATGCGCTGGTATCACTGGGACCCGTTCAGCCACATCACCCGCGAACAAGCCACCGTCGGCGCCCTACGCAAAGCCGCCGAAGGACACGACGTCTCCATCCAAGCCCTGTCCAAACATGAGACAGGGCAGCGGGAGAAGGACGCGCTGAGAAAGGCTACGCGGGGCGCGTGA
- a CDS encoding MCE family protein, which produces MAIAVPRRRAVRIAALVAVLLVSASAVFTYLFYYRAFTPVATVTILAERAGLVLDRDAKVKYLGVQVGNVSAIEYDGHQARLTLSIRRDQLGYIPSNATVRIASTTVFGAKAVEFLEPAQPAPTAVVPDAQFTTDTVAVEPNTLFQTLVDTLNKIDPVQLNATMSALSEGLGDNGEDVGASISDANDFLAQLNPKLPTLQADLQRVGETFDIYADAAPDLITTLDNVPTISDTLVDQQDNLNATLLAAVGVANEGEQTLSAGADDYIAAMQRLRAPLKVLSDYSPEYGCVLQALADTLQKLGPYFGGLKPSLFVSAGLLPGAPAYTYPESLPIVNASGGPNCRGLPNLPAKQSRNSWYRPPFLVTDNAYVPYQPNTELQFDAPSTLQFLFNGAYAELDDY; this is translated from the coding sequence ATGGCTATCGCCGTGCCGCGTCGCCGTGCGGTCCGCATCGCCGCACTGGTGGCCGTGCTCCTGGTCAGCGCTAGCGCGGTGTTCACCTACCTCTTCTACTACCGCGCCTTCACTCCGGTGGCCACGGTCACGATCCTCGCTGAGCGTGCGGGTCTGGTTCTGGATCGCGACGCGAAGGTCAAATACCTGGGTGTCCAAGTCGGCAACGTCTCGGCGATCGAATACGACGGTCACCAAGCGCGTTTGACGCTCTCAATTCGGCGGGACCAGCTGGGTTACATACCATCCAACGCAACGGTGCGCATCGCCAGCACGACGGTGTTCGGGGCCAAAGCCGTCGAGTTTCTCGAACCAGCTCAGCCGGCTCCAACTGCGGTGGTCCCTGACGCCCAATTCACCACAGACACAGTCGCCGTTGAGCCCAACACGCTGTTCCAAACGCTGGTGGACACCCTCAACAAGATCGACCCGGTCCAGCTCAACGCGACGATGAGCGCCCTCAGTGAAGGTTTGGGTGATAACGGCGAGGATGTCGGTGCCTCGATTTCGGACGCGAATGATTTTTTGGCACAGCTGAATCCGAAGTTGCCGACGTTACAGGCTGATCTTCAGCGAGTAGGCGAAACGTTTGACATTTATGCCGATGCCGCTCCTGACCTGATAACAACGCTGGACAACGTGCCGACCATCAGCGACACGCTTGTAGATCAACAAGACAACCTCAACGCCACGCTGCTGGCGGCAGTGGGCGTCGCCAACGAAGGTGAGCAGACACTGTCGGCCGGCGCTGACGACTACATCGCTGCCATGCAACGTCTGCGCGCACCCCTGAAGGTGTTGAGTGACTACTCGCCGGAATACGGCTGTGTACTACAAGCTTTGGCCGACACCCTACAGAAGCTGGGGCCCTATTTCGGCGGCCTGAAGCCATCCCTGTTCGTCAGCGCCGGCCTCCTCCCAGGGGCGCCGGCGTACACCTACCCCGAGAGCCTGCCGATCGTCAACGCTTCGGGTGGCCCCAACTGTCGCGGATTGCCCAATCTGCCCGCAAAGCAGAGCCGCAACTCGTGGTATCGCCCGCCGTTCCTGGTAACCGATAACGCCTATGTCCCCTACCAACCCAACACCGAGTTGCAGTTCGACGCTCCCTCGACGCTGCAGTTCTTGTTCAACGGGGCCTACGCCGAGTTGGATGATTACTGA
- a CDS encoding SDR family NAD(P)-dependent oxidoreductase, whose product MAHPSELFDLSGRVAIVTGSTRGIGRAVLEGLSQAGASVVVSSRRQSTCDEVAAQVRASGGKALGLACHVGDWDAIPHFVESVVNEYGRIDILVNNAGINPAVPTLNDVTLDLWRKVFSVNVEGPMRMSQCVAPVMRDHDGGSIINVGSMEGYYSSNPVSVVYAASKAALHNLTKSMANLWASWRVRANLLCPGPFATEMLAEAERVAPGALTLLADMNPQHRIADLSEIVGPALYLASDASSFVTGDDITVSGGMRK is encoded by the coding sequence ATGGCCCACCCTTCGGAACTGTTCGACCTCAGCGGGCGCGTCGCAATAGTCACGGGATCCACCCGGGGCATCGGACGCGCTGTCCTCGAAGGGCTTTCACAAGCAGGCGCTTCAGTGGTGGTGTCGAGCCGCCGGCAGTCCACCTGTGATGAAGTGGCCGCGCAAGTACGGGCAAGCGGGGGGAAGGCGCTGGGACTCGCGTGCCACGTGGGTGACTGGGACGCCATTCCTCATTTCGTCGAGTCGGTGGTCAACGAGTACGGTCGTATCGATATTCTGGTCAACAACGCGGGTATCAACCCCGCGGTGCCGACCCTCAACGACGTCACCCTGGACCTTTGGCGAAAAGTCTTCAGCGTCAATGTCGAAGGCCCTATGCGGATGAGCCAATGCGTTGCCCCCGTCATGCGCGACCACGACGGTGGCAGCATCATCAACGTAGGCTCGATGGAGGGCTACTACTCGTCGAACCCGGTATCGGTCGTCTACGCAGCATCCAAAGCCGCACTGCACAACCTGACCAAGTCCATGGCCAACCTCTGGGCGTCGTGGCGGGTTCGCGCTAACCTCTTGTGCCCAGGGCCCTTCGCCACCGAAATGCTGGCTGAAGCCGAACGCGTGGCTCCCGGGGCATTGACCCTACTTGCGGACATGAATCCGCAGCACCGCATCGCCGACCTCTCTGAAATCGTCGGTCCCGCCCTATACCTCGCAAGCGACGCTTCGTCATTCGTGACCGGCGACGACATCACGGTGTCAGGCGGCATGCGCAAGTAG
- a CDS encoding Rieske 2Fe-2S domain-containing protein — protein sequence MKVPFTWKVTGWFMIGWSAEFEVGTVKALKYFGEDLAAYRDEAGALHVLEAHCKHLGAHIGHGGKVVGDCVECPFHGWRWGPEGNNTFIPYQPERPNRALRLRSYPVKEQYGCIFMWYHPAGSLPRWELPDIMRKFPQFETDPNAYYRPYPEFSRRADAVPVHPQIVAENGPDSSHFRYVHGATVTPVCLHWEHEEQEWRFVTGWPDARSDDPEEMALRIHSHFSGLGFAMSAFEGSSNHRLIFACTPVDDEVSDMFYSIWWPKETNETSDIPPDHVCAHVEKQFLKTVWEDCDIWRHQKYVERPPLAKIDAKPYMAMREWATQFYEVPAEDEPART from the coding sequence GTGAAGGTTCCGTTCACATGGAAGGTCACCGGCTGGTTCATGATCGGCTGGTCGGCGGAGTTCGAAGTCGGCACCGTGAAGGCGCTGAAGTACTTCGGGGAGGACCTGGCGGCCTACCGCGATGAAGCCGGCGCACTGCACGTGTTGGAGGCGCACTGCAAGCACCTCGGCGCGCACATCGGACACGGCGGCAAGGTCGTCGGTGACTGCGTCGAGTGCCCGTTTCACGGGTGGCGCTGGGGCCCCGAAGGCAACAACACTTTCATTCCGTACCAACCCGAACGACCCAACCGGGCGCTGCGGCTGCGGTCTTACCCCGTCAAAGAACAGTACGGCTGCATCTTCATGTGGTATCACCCGGCGGGCAGTCTGCCACGATGGGAATTGCCCGACATCATGCGGAAATTCCCGCAATTCGAGACCGACCCGAACGCGTACTACCGGCCCTATCCCGAGTTCTCCAGGCGCGCCGACGCGGTTCCGGTTCATCCGCAGATCGTCGCGGAGAACGGCCCCGACAGTTCGCATTTCCGCTACGTGCACGGTGCGACGGTCACGCCGGTGTGCCTGCACTGGGAACACGAGGAGCAGGAGTGGCGCTTCGTCACCGGCTGGCCCGACGCCCGTAGCGACGATCCCGAGGAGATGGCATTGCGCATCCACAGCCACTTCTCCGGCCTCGGCTTCGCGATGAGCGCATTCGAGGGCTCGAGCAACCACCGGCTGATCTTCGCCTGCACTCCCGTCGACGACGAGGTGTCGGACATGTTCTACTCGATCTGGTGGCCCAAGGAAACCAACGAGACCTCTGACATACCACCGGATCACGTCTGCGCGCATGTCGAGAAGCAGTTTCTCAAAACGGTCTGGGAGGACTGCGACATCTGGCGCCATCAGAAGTACGTGGAGCGACCCCCACTGGCCAAAATCGACGCCAAGCCCTACATGGCCATGCGCGAATGGGCGACCCAATTCTACGAAGTACCAGCCGAAGACGAACCCGCGAGGACGTGA
- a CDS encoding MCE family protein, whose protein sequence is MGDRRVGLKVAIFTVAMLLVLGLLVVTFGQFRFGSDVTYHADFASVSRLKEGQDVRIAGIVVGNVKDIEIRDGHASVTFDVNKRFALYTSTRAVIRYQDLVGNRYLEITAGPGDLRRLPPGATIPQSHTEPALDLDALLGGLRPVLKGLDATKVNEISNAVIELLQGKGGALADILSSTGSFTRNLASRDQLIGDVITDLNEVLSAVDGRSAELDESVDQLQKLVSALAAGRDPIAGAIEPLASAETDLTDMLTRSRRPIQGVLENTWPLATKLDERKDEINKVIEPLAEDYMRLQSLGAYGSFFNFYYCSVKIKINGPAGSDIIIPAGGPPDPTKGRCAFAE, encoded by the coding sequence ATGGGTGACCGTCGTGTTGGGCTCAAGGTCGCCATCTTCACCGTGGCGATGCTGTTGGTGCTTGGGCTTCTGGTCGTCACCTTCGGGCAGTTCCGCTTCGGCTCCGATGTGACCTATCACGCTGATTTCGCGTCGGTTTCGCGGCTCAAGGAGGGCCAGGACGTCCGAATCGCGGGGATTGTGGTGGGCAACGTCAAAGACATCGAAATCCGCGACGGCCACGCCAGCGTCACGTTCGATGTCAACAAGCGCTTCGCGCTCTACACCTCCACCCGCGCGGTGATCCGTTATCAGGATCTGGTTGGCAACAGGTATCTGGAGATCACAGCCGGGCCAGGAGATCTTCGTAGACTGCCGCCCGGGGCGACGATCCCGCAGAGCCATACGGAGCCGGCCCTCGACCTCGACGCCCTGCTGGGTGGCCTGCGTCCCGTGCTCAAAGGTCTGGACGCCACCAAGGTGAACGAGATCAGCAACGCCGTCATAGAACTGTTGCAGGGCAAGGGTGGCGCGCTGGCTGACATCCTGTCCAGCACAGGTTCTTTCACCCGAAACCTCGCTTCTCGAGATCAGCTGATCGGTGATGTGATCACCGATCTCAACGAGGTGCTCAGCGCAGTTGATGGGCGGTCAGCCGAACTGGACGAGAGCGTCGACCAGCTGCAGAAACTCGTCTCCGCCCTGGCGGCGGGACGTGACCCGATCGCCGGTGCCATCGAACCGCTGGCGTCCGCGGAGACCGACCTCACCGATATGCTGACCCGCTCTCGCCGGCCCATACAGGGAGTGCTGGAGAACACGTGGCCTCTCGCAACCAAACTCGACGAACGCAAGGACGAGATCAACAAGGTCATCGAACCGCTGGCCGAGGACTACATGCGGTTGCAATCGCTGGGCGCGTACGGATCGTTTTTCAACTTCTACTACTGCTCGGTCAAGATCAAGATCAACGGTCCAGCAGGTAGCGACATCATCATTCCCGCCGGAGGACCGCCGGACCCGACGAAGGGCAGGTGCGCCTTTGCTGAGTGA
- a CDS encoding MlaE family ABC transporter permease, whose amino-acid sequence MAIQLAAPARAVGGFVEMSFDTFAKTFRRPFQFREFLDQTWMIARVSLVPTLLVAIPFTVLVAFTLNILLREIGAADLSGAGTAFGTITQLGPVVTVLVVAGAGATAICADLGARTIREEIDAMRVLGIDPIQRLVVPRVLASTFVALLLNGLVCLIGLSGGYVFSVFLQGVNPGAFINGLTVLTGLGELVMAEIKALLFGVVAGLVGCYRGLTVKGGPKGVGIAVNETVVYAFICLFVINVIMTAVGVRVLAR is encoded by the coding sequence ATGGCGATTCAGCTGGCGGCTCCGGCTCGGGCCGTGGGCGGGTTCGTGGAGATGTCTTTTGATACGTTCGCCAAGACTTTTCGGCGTCCGTTTCAGTTTCGGGAGTTTTTGGATCAGACGTGGATGATCGCGCGGGTGTCGTTGGTGCCGACGTTGTTGGTGGCGATTCCGTTCACGGTGTTGGTGGCGTTCACGCTCAATATTTTGTTGCGTGAGATCGGTGCGGCCGATTTGTCGGGGGCGGGTACCGCGTTTGGCACCATCACTCAGTTGGGTCCGGTGGTGACGGTGTTGGTGGTGGCCGGGGCGGGGGCGACGGCGATCTGTGCTGATTTGGGGGCGCGCACCATCCGTGAGGAGATCGACGCGATGCGGGTGTTGGGTATCGACCCGATTCAGCGGTTGGTGGTGCCGCGGGTGTTGGCCTCGACGTTTGTGGCGTTGTTGCTCAACGGTCTGGTGTGTCTGATCGGCCTGTCGGGTGGGTATGTGTTCTCGGTTTTTTTGCAGGGGGTCAATCCGGGGGCGTTCATCAACGGGTTGACGGTGCTGACCGGTCTGGGTGAGTTGGTGATGGCCGAGATCAAGGCGTTGCTGTTCGGTGTGGTGGCCGGGCTGGTGGGTTGTTATCGGGGGTTGACGGTCAAGGGTGGGCCCAAGGGGGTGGGCATCGCGGTCAACGAGACGGTGGTTTATGCGTTCATCTGCCTGTTCGTGATCAACGTGATCATGACCGCGGTCGGGGTGCGGGTGCTGGCCCGATGA
- a CDS encoding MCE family protein, translating into MSTPRPSRAGWRTRLCVLSVLVLTLCAGVTQVWPHTDDITVTGYFSSAVGLYPGDQVKVAGVPVGTIVSIEPQPQHSRIVMAVRGDVEIPADAHALIIAPNLVSARFVEFAPVYNGGQTLGDRAVIPEDRTAVPVEWDEVKSELTKLSSQLGPQPGSVQGPLTKFVNQAADTFDGQGQSFRQAIRELSQAAGSLGDSRTDLFGTVQNLRILVDALADSNEQVLQFSNRVATVTQVLADSSSDLDVALGTLNRALSDIRGLLDENHAALVGSIDRLTSFTKLLTDHSEDIEQILHVAPHGLANFYNIYSPAQGSLSGLLTLPNFANPVQFICGTFDTGGTADSFKRAEICRQRMAPVLKRITMNYPPMLFHPINSITAYKGQIIYDTPETEAKARTPIAQLQWQPLPGVTPPKIDPGTDLTSLLVPPETARSSTPNAPPVPAPTPPEGER; encoded by the coding sequence GTGAGCACCCCCCGACCGTCCAGAGCAGGCTGGCGGACGCGGTTGTGCGTCCTATCGGTCTTGGTGCTGACGCTGTGCGCCGGAGTGACGCAGGTGTGGCCACACACCGACGACATCACGGTGACCGGCTACTTCTCCTCAGCTGTCGGTCTTTATCCGGGCGACCAGGTGAAGGTCGCCGGGGTACCGGTCGGCACCATTGTCTCGATCGAGCCACAGCCGCAGCACTCCCGAATCGTCATGGCGGTGCGCGGTGATGTCGAGATACCGGCTGACGCACACGCGCTGATAATCGCGCCGAATCTGGTATCGGCGCGGTTCGTCGAATTTGCGCCGGTGTACAACGGTGGCCAGACGCTGGGCGATCGTGCCGTCATACCCGAAGACCGCACCGCGGTTCCGGTCGAATGGGATGAGGTGAAATCCGAACTCACCAAACTGAGTTCACAGCTAGGTCCACAGCCCGGGTCGGTGCAGGGCCCGCTCACCAAGTTCGTCAACCAGGCCGCGGATACGTTCGACGGTCAAGGTCAGTCGTTCCGCCAGGCCATCCGTGAATTGTCCCAGGCTGCCGGAAGTCTCGGCGACTCCCGGACCGACTTGTTCGGCACGGTGCAGAATCTGCGTATCCTCGTCGACGCGCTGGCCGACAGCAACGAACAGGTTCTGCAGTTCTCCAACCGTGTCGCGACGGTGACGCAAGTGCTGGCCGATAGCTCCTCGGATCTCGATGTCGCCCTGGGCACACTCAATCGGGCGCTGAGCGACATCCGAGGGCTTCTCGACGAGAATCACGCCGCACTGGTCGGTTCGATCGACCGGCTGACAAGCTTCACCAAGCTCCTGACCGACCACAGCGAGGATATCGAGCAGATCCTCCACGTCGCTCCGCACGGCCTGGCCAACTTCTACAACATCTACAGCCCCGCCCAGGGATCGCTATCGGGCCTGCTGACGCTTCCGAATTTCGCCAACCCGGTGCAGTTCATCTGCGGAACCTTCGACACCGGCGGCACTGCAGATTCGTTCAAACGAGCCGAGATCTGTCGACAGCGGATGGCACCGGTTCTCAAGCGCATCACCATGAACTATCCGCCGATGCTGTTCCACCCGATAAACAGCATCACCGCCTACAAGGGCCAGATCATCTACGACACCCCCGAGACCGAGGCGAAAGCCCGCACGCCGATTGCCCAGCTTCAGTGGCAACCCCTTCCCGGCGTGACTCCACCGAAGATCGACCCGGGCACCGACTTGACCTCACTGCTGGTGCCTCCCGAAACCGCCCGGTCGAGCACGCCAAACGCTCCACCAGTCCCTGCGCCGACTCCGCCTGAAGGGGAACGTTGA
- a CDS encoding MCE family protein, whose product MTAAVNKSTSKAVARRVWCCAASVLLLSGCEFDGLNSIPMPGTAGHGAGAFTVTVELPDVSTLAQNSPVKVDDVTVGSVSGMRAEQRADGTFYAAVRLSIAASVELPANSVVKVAQTSLLGSQHVELAAPTTEPGVGRLSDGQTIPIDNAGRYPTTEEVLSSLGVVVNKGNLGALQDITDELYTATVGRAGQFAEFLPRLAELTAAVDRQTGDLIIAIDKLNRFASVLAGGSDKLERALAAIPSALRVLNSNAPPVIEAFAALQRFATVAARVLRHTKDDFAANIKDVYPVVKALSDNADHLISALPMIGTFPLPQTGVRNAVRGDFLNIDATFDLTMRKLGETLFTTSPLDANMKHLSEMVNPPDWLVGSLANLSGQAADPFNIPPAPPPPAQGGS is encoded by the coding sequence ATGACGGCAGCGGTCAACAAGTCCACGTCGAAGGCTGTGGCGAGGCGCGTATGGTGCTGCGCGGCTTCGGTTCTCCTGCTGAGCGGTTGTGAGTTCGATGGGCTGAACTCAATTCCGATGCCGGGTACCGCCGGACACGGCGCCGGCGCCTTCACTGTCACCGTCGAGCTGCCCGATGTTTCCACGTTGGCGCAAAACTCACCGGTGAAAGTCGACGACGTCACCGTCGGCAGCGTCTCGGGCATGCGGGCAGAGCAGCGCGCCGACGGCACGTTCTACGCCGCGGTGCGGCTCTCCATAGCCGCAAGCGTCGAGCTCCCCGCCAATAGCGTGGTGAAGGTGGCACAAACGTCACTGTTGGGCTCCCAGCACGTGGAGCTGGCGGCGCCGACGACCGAGCCGGGGGTGGGTCGACTCTCCGACGGGCAGACCATCCCGATCGACAACGCGGGCCGCTACCCCACCACCGAGGAGGTGTTGTCCTCGCTGGGCGTCGTGGTGAACAAGGGCAATCTCGGTGCGTTGCAGGACATCACCGATGAGCTCTACACCGCTACGGTCGGGCGCGCCGGACAGTTCGCCGAGTTCCTTCCACGCCTGGCCGAACTGACCGCTGCCGTCGATCGCCAGACCGGTGACCTCATCATCGCGATCGACAAGTTGAACAGGTTCGCCTCCGTGCTCGCGGGCGGCTCCGACAAACTCGAGCGCGCACTGGCAGCGATCCCCTCAGCGTTACGCGTCCTCAACAGCAACGCGCCTCCGGTCATCGAGGCTTTCGCCGCGCTGCAACGGTTCGCCACGGTCGCCGCACGCGTCCTGAGGCACACCAAAGACGACTTCGCTGCCAACATCAAAGATGTCTATCCTGTCGTCAAGGCATTGTCCGACAACGCGGATCATCTCATCAGCGCACTACCGATGATCGGAACCTTTCCCCTACCGCAGACCGGTGTCCGAAACGCCGTTCGCGGTGATTTCCTCAACATCGACGCCACGTTCGATCTGACGATGCGCAAGCTCGGCGAAACACTGTTCACCACCTCGCCGCTGGACGCGAACATGAAACACCTCAGCGAAATGGTGAATCCGCCGGATTGGCTGGTCGGGTCTCTGGCCAATTTGTCCGGCCAAGCCGCCGATCCGTTCAACATCCCCCCGGCGCCGCCCCCACCGGCCCAGGGAGGCAGCTGA